In Bacillus pumilus, the sequence CCTCGTCGAATCTCATGCAAGATTCCTCCTTTTACGCTTAAAAAAATGCGCAAACCGTCATTTGCGCATTTCCATTTCGCATGATTTATTTCATTAAGTCGCTCACAAATTTCGGCAGAACGAATGCCGCTTTGTGCAATTCTTTTGTGTAATATTTTGTTTCAATATCAAAGAAGCGGCTGTCTTCCACAGCAAGTGGATCATATTTCTTAGAACCGATTGTAAATGTCCAAAGACCGCTTGGATACGTTGGGATATTCGCTGTGTAAAGCTTTGTGATCGGGAAAATTTCCTTTACATCACGCTGTACATTTGTAATCAACTCTGGTGTGAACCAAGGGTTGTCCGTTTGTGCAACGAAAATACCGTCTTCTTTGAGTGCTTTTGAAATTCCTGCGTAAAATCCTTTAGAGAACAGGTTCACAGCTGGCCCAACTGGCTCAGTTGAGTCCACCATGATGACGTCATACTCGTTGTCAGCTTCCGCAATGTGCATAAAGCCGTCTCCCACTTTGACATCCACACGAGGATCGTCTAGTTTCCCAG encodes:
- the speE gene encoding spermidine synthase, with product MSELWYTEKQTKNFGITLKVKKTLHTEQTDFQHLEMVETEEFGNMLFLDGMVMTSEKDEFVYHEMVAHVPLFTHPNPENVLVVGGGDGGVIREILKHPSVKKATLVDIDGKVIEYSKKFLPSIAGKLDDPRVDVKVGDGFMHIAEADNEYDVIMVDSTEPVGPAVNLFSKGFYAGISKALKEDGIFVAQTDNPWFTPELITNVQRDVKEIFPITKLYTANIPTYPSGLWTFTIGSKKYDPLAVEDSRFFDIETKYYTKELHKAAFVLPKFVSDLMK